The sequence GTTACATAATGGATCAAGTAACATGCTCTCACAGACAAATATGATAAGCATAAATaagacaaataaaaaaaatcaaaaagagAACTGCATTGTGATACGGAGTTGAGGGCCAATTGATTTTTCGCTCAACAAGAAGGCAGGTAGGGCTGTAGGAAAAAGTTCAAGGACTTGCACATCAAATCTTACTGGAGCGAAATGACAATACACATAGTACTTCTATAGCATGACCAAGAAGGAAGTCTGTATAGCTTATTTTCCATATAACCTGCTGTTTGGTAACACAAAAATTGGGGGTAATCACTTTAACAACTAACAAGAAAATAGAAGTATAATAGATAAGTGTAAAAGAAGCAATGCATGATAAGACATGCAGAGTATTTAGGACGCTAATTTCCTGGTTCCAGTAATCAATGAAGTATGTTCAAAAGAATGATTTCCAGAAGTGGTAACTACCAAGAGTCTAAAACACCAAGGTAGCAAAAGCTGATTAAGGTTCAAGGTCTGCCTTACCGTATGGAGGGTCTTCAGCAATTATTACATCAGTGTCAATGTTGGCATGTATTATATGGCCGTCTGTACTGCGACGTACAGTCCCTTTTATGCCCATCAAGCAATGTTCCTTCGTTACAATAACAAGAAAATATTCACAAAAACATTGAAGTACATTACCCCTTTACACAATAACACACCTACATTAGCTGCAAGGACATCCAAACAAAAAATGCTCTAGTATAGTTGAAAAGTTAGTATCCCTTggttacaaatttttttttaccataATAATAAGATTTTTATTAACGTCAACAAGTCATGGGTTACAAACTTCTTTACAAATCTTAATGTGCAAAGAGAGTAGCCCTTTTCCACATCAAATAACTAAAACATTGTGATACCCTATTTAGTATTCTTAATTGAGACATCATAATTTTTGCCCAAAGAAATATAATGCAATTAGTTGCAAAAACAATATTCAAAGTAAAATCCATAGCTGCTCTTATCATGTGGTCTAGATTCACAACTCTTTATTCATTCCTCTTGAGATAGCAAAATCTCTGGTGAAATTCTAAATTGCAGTTAGTTGACTAATATAATTATGATTACAGCGACAGTAGTTCCTAAGAAGTAAAAcactcataaaaaaatttatgccaTATATCAATTCAGTAAGAAGGTTCTCTATTTGGTAAACACGAAGAAAAGTAAACTTTGCGTAAAAACTTGCATTTTGACAAATGAGTTAGGTGGAATTGACTCGCTTTCTGCACCAATTTAGATGGGGTCCTTAAGCTTGATCTCTGATTTTGTTGAAGATCAGAATGAGATTTGCTTTCCTTCATACATGTTCACACTACCATCGAACTTTATTTCTATATAAAAGAAATTATACCAGGTATGTAAACCTTTAGATTTCATGTCTGCCATAAAATCATTCTAATTAATAATTTACAAAAGATTACACTGTAAGCATACCTTGGATCGCTGAAACAGAGTATGAGAATCATGGCGTAATCCAGGAGTTGCATTGGTTTTGTTAGTCTTCACCCAACATATATCTTCACATCTGCGAAATCCCCACTAAATATAACAAAAGCGGAATATGAAAGTTAACATGACtgaaattattgaatgaatGAGAATGAAGCAAAGACGCAGAGCAGCTCAAATAATCGCTTATTATTATGGCTGTCGCTGTTTACCTTTTTTAGACATTGTCTGCCTTGCTCCAGCCCAACACCATCTCCAACCCACAGGAAGATGAAAGATGGAGTGTCAGTGATTGCCTATGTACAACATGAAGGAATGAAGACGAGACATCAAAAATAATTCCAATTACAGAAAGCAAAGACATTTCATGAATAAGCAAATGCACTGGGGCAGGTAACTAAGAAATAAACTCGGAAGAGAACTATCGGTTTATGTTGAACCACTAAACTCCAACTTCTCATGGGGATCCTTTCATGAATAACATAGTGAAGCTAAAAGCTTAAATACCTCAATTTTCAGATTCATTATTTCTTCAAATGTCCAATACTCCATATGTTCAGTAACACCAGGAGCTCGATGAACATACTCCTCCCAAGGTGGGTCTATAAGAACAACGTCAAACTTGGTTCCAAAGAATTCATGTGAAAGCACATGATCTCGAAGATCACACTTGTAGTACATAGGAGGAGAAGCTGACTTGGCCACTATTTCATCCTTTCTCTGGATAAGATCTCGAAGCTTTGGATAGTCTTCCACAACGCTAGTGAGCTCCAGCTCTCTTATAAAATTCTGTGGTCGCAGACCAGTGTCAACAAAGTTTTGTGAGTAATCATTCTGCTCCCCTCTAGAGGGGGCTTTACCAGGGGGTCCATTAGATCTGGGAGGAACCCATCCCCCAGAGGTTTTGTCGTGTAACTGCCCACGGACCACCGGAACAGAAGCATTTAAATTTTGGCCAGATATGCTAGGAGATAGTCCTCTTCCAGGCCCCAACTGATTGAAAACAAATGGCCCATTTGGTGCGTTTCCCACGTTAGGGGAGAATCTGGGTGTCAGTGTTCCAAGGGGGACAGGTGGAAGAACAGGTTGAACACCAAGAATATTCATCTCCACACCTCTAGCTCCAGGCCACATAACGGGAGGTTGAAATGGAAAAACTCCAGCAGATATAGGAGGACCTGGTGCAGGGGACATGTTTGGATTTAAGGACTGCATTGGTCTAAGAGGTGGAATGCCAAGTGGTCCAAAAGGTGAACCAACCAACGGTATGGAAGTATCAGGCTGTTGACTGTCCCTTCCAGTCGGCCTACCTCTTCCTACTCTCCAAGCCCTGTTTCCCCTGAGACCTTGAGAATTAGATCTATTAAAAGAATTATTTTCATAGTTTCCATGTGGAGGTAAAGAAACACGGCCAGAACTTTGGCCACCAGTGCCATTATCGCAAAACACGCCTTTCTGACCTCTAGATTTCTCTGACTGAAAGTCGTCATCCCTCCATGAATTCTGATCCTGTATTGCAGAAGTAGAATCCATAAATCTATCTTTGTATTCCTCGCCAGCTTGTCCAGATCCTTGATCATTTCTCAACATCTCATCTCTTGAATAAGAGAGCTCGTTGATGTCAGGAGCTAGATTGGTGGGGGCTGGCTGAATGACCTCCCTGTTACGGACAAAGTTTGAACTAGAATCCTCCCCTCCATAATCGAAGGGCTTGGTTTGGATTTCGATCACATCATAATTTTCATTTGATATTCCATACTTTGATGAGGTTTTCACAGCTTCAGTCCTGTTTCCATCCTTTCTACGCCTTTCACCCATCCACTCGAGACCACGCCTTGGCATGTCCCGCTCCCTGCTTTTATCGTATGTTTTTTCACCGTCTCTTGTTTCTTTGTCTTCTCTTTTCCCACTATCTTTAAATTTCACACGTTCCCTATTTTGTTCAGCCAAGTAATCCTCTCCTCCTTTCAAGCTTTCATCCCATGATCCGTCTTTTACCTGTTCCTTCCTCCTAACAGTACTTCGGCCATCATAATCTATCTCAAAATTATCTGAACCAAATTGATGCCTTCCGATCTTCTCAGGGATCTCAGATGCATTGGAGATCTCCATATCTCTCCTGTTTTTGTATCTCATCCGATTACCATCTTCTTCAGACCTTTCACTATCATCAACAATATCTCGACCACCGTGATATCTTTTCTGTCTATGTTCCTCATATATTTCTTTCTTTGATCTGTTTTGGTGTGTTAAACTTTCTTTAGCATCCTTCTCTAAAGTTTCCGACTTTCCCCCATCACTCCTTTCTAAATCAACTTTTCTCTCTTCTCCACGAGACATGATACTGTCATTAACTGAGTCTGGACCCAGGCTTTTAATACCTTTTGATTCAATTTCAAGAGAGTCACTTCTTTTTATTGCACTTGCACTTTCAGATTCAGGCTTCCAATCCGAGGACTTCCCACCTCCTACATCAAAATTCTCAACATAATTATCATACTCAACAACAGTGTCAGGCTCGTCCCATCTCCTCATAGTGTGTCTTCCACGTGCACCATACCCATATTCCTTGTCTCTACCACTATCCCTTCTccctgaaaattttgaatgCATATCTTGCCTGTTATCCCCATCAAAGTCATTTTCAGGGTACTTTGCAACTGACATTTTTCTCTCATCTCCTTCAGCTTGATTGTATCCACTACTTACATATTTGTCCTCACGCTCCACCTTTTTTTCTGTTTCTCCATCTTGATACCAAGTGCTCAATCTGTCCAATGTATTCTCCTCCGATTTTCTTTTCATCTGCTTAGAGTGCAACAGGTTTCTGTCCTCATAATCATCCTGACCATCGCCAACTCTGCTTGAGCCACTGACTCCTCTTTGAATTTCATGAGCTTCTTCACTGCTCCCTGTTTTTTTTGACTTGCTTGACCCGTTAGCTCTCTTGTCATCCTGATTACAGTAATCATCATCGCTCACCTCATCGATGTTCACGTCTACGTCCTCCTCAATATCTCGTTGCATAAAATCTCTTACACCGTCAGATGAATGCATTAGAAAGGAACCTAAAAATTGATCTCTTCACTTTATTATCAGAAAAACATTTTCGGTTAGTGCAGAAGCAGCATCCTGAAATGTgcagatttaaattttaaaaaaaaattgcaaaaaaaaaacacataattAATATAAGAGAGATGTCAATCTAGCCAAGAGGCAGCAGTATATAAACAAAGGTTGCATTTGGAGAACTGTTTGAAATCTATGAGAATGCACAACATGAAATTGCTTCAAAGACATTAAAacccataataatataatataaattaaaaaccaAGTGATGCAAAGCAAAGCGATTGAATACACTAAAAAGAACTCAAGCAAAGCTAACTACATCTCAAAAAACCCAAAACCAACATATTCGAGGCAGCAGGACATGCAATAGTAAGTACTAACAAAGAAACATGTGCCGTTTACATAAATAAGCAAACGATCCATCATTGATTTGAATTGAGCAGCAGAATTCAACACagataaagaaaataaaattacaaaacagCGTGAATAAACGATATGACTTATCAAAGAGCAACGTCCCATCTAAATTCGATCAACAATGGACAAGTACAAtcgagagttgaaggaacaATAACCAATGCTACAATTTATCATTTTACTGACCGAAGGGCGGCGACGGTTCAATCGAAGGTGGCCGAGGAGCGGTTGTTCACGGCGGGGGAGTTTACGCCGTCGTCCGTAAACTAGGAGTACTTAATTTGAACGTGAGGCTTTTTGTTGAAGGATAGGGGTAGATGTGGGAATtcaactattattattattattattattattattattattattattattattgaatcaTATTTGTAAACACTTACCTATCTAATCTATTTCTATAATAAAAGAcgtattttttcaaaaatcatgataatttttttttttgagttgagtCGAATCAAAGATCTATCTTataaaattgagttgtaaaacgATCTTATGAGAATTTttgtattatataatataagatATTGATATTAGAAGAATTTATCtgcaattatatataattttaaaagactaaaaatatatatgatttcttcaaaataattttattttcagataattttattttcagataTTAATCTATGATATtgaaaattacaattttatattaaaactttcaatttcaaaactcaatagcTCAAAGGAATtaatattatactttatttttccATGCACACTATTCTCTATaatctatattatatattaaacaaTAGCACTTTAATTGGTCTCATGTTATGTTCgacctcaaaaaaaaaaacctcatATAAGTGTCAAATTACAAAAAATAcatatcatattaaaatcaaacactttaaaaaaatgttatatTCTATATgtacaaaacataatatttatgtattacgtTACACACGCAATATGTTTGCATTACCGCTAGTTTATAATAAGCAAGAGCACCTTAGTTGGTGTTTTGTCTACTCAACCTCAAATTGCACAAAAAAAAACCTCATAAAAGTGTCAAATTACAAAAAATACATATCATATTAAAACCAAACACTTTAAAATAAATCTATACTATTAATTAAGGGAGAGAGGTGAATAGTAACTAACTATTGGTGAGGTTTTTTTTAATATGCAAATAATACCCTTAATTAgtgttttttgttttctaaatttttatttaccttttttcacaaatttttttattttataatttaattacaaatatttaaaaaataaaaataaattaaaaaataaaaatatgatagTACGAGCATGCAACGCGTGCTACGAGACGCTAGtgttatataatatatgcacaaTACATAATATTTATGAATTACATTACATACATAATGCGTATGTGTTCCCACtagttaatttattttacaGCTTTAAGTACGTGGAAtattgtataaaaaaaattaaaaatataagcaCTGGTcagaaaataatatttcttttagCTTAAGTCATTCCAAAAATCTTATTCCgttacaaaatatatatatatatatatatatatatatatatatatatatatatgatatataatcaCATAGTGGCGCATTGATCTGTATACATGTGAGTTACTACCTTGCAAgaaattttatttgaacttCTTATTTGAACTTCAACTAATATCAACTTACCTTGCTCCGAATTACCCTTTGACTATACGTTGAAAAGGTTTGCccttttgtatattttttttttcaatctatCTATTGTCTATCTATCTAATCTATTTTATCTAAAGactaaaaatatgaataaaaagGTAAAGTTTTACAATTGAGAATTTACAACTTTGTCTTTTTACTCTAtacaaatttatgtaaaaataaatacatataataatataaatataaaagttAAATATTGGCTAGGACATAAaagtatattatttatctataacaattatataagtgtaattaattattatgataAAGTTAAAATTGACAatgtgtgcatattagataaggtTTCATTTTccaaaaaagattaaaataccaaaatactttaatttttattttcttgtagataaagtgaacatattttttaacacaaaaattttaattaaattaaatacttatccAATTTCCTAAAAGATTGAAACACCAAAatacttttgtttttatttgtttgtagatggaattgtatattttctcaaaaaaaaaacttatttattttaatttgtataAGGAtctattgaattaaataattatataatgagttcataaatataacaaaatatcatatttttaaacgttattaatatatatataaattaaattacacatcggtgttgaaataaatcaattcatgtGGAGTAAggttttaatccaaaataataaataaaacacaaaataaaacacaaatatcatatatgtaaaaattgaaatttaaaaaattaattattttttctcctcaaaaaatctaaaaactataacaattattttatgagataaATTCGCAATTAACgaagaaatatttttacaagGGTTGAAGATGAATAACTCGGTTATAACTTTCTATAACTGAAAGTATATGTTTGAaggtaaattttttataaataattttttggaaaaattattCGTTTGCATTACTCGCTACTTCTTCTTTTGACTAATAATAGGAAAGGTTCAGCTAAAAACAACTACGTTCGCAAAATTTATGTAAGAACCTAtgagctaaataattaaatcatgagttcgtatataattatatattaaaaaaacagattttatttgaattatattaCACACTggtgttgaaataaatcaattaaatgaagtcaaattttaatacaaaataataaataaagaacaCACCAACACACTCATACCATATATGtaaatattgaaatttaaaatgtTAACTATTTTTCCCCATCATAAATGATAAAAACTATAACAATTATTTATGGGATATTATTGCAATTACCGAATCAATATTTTTACTAGGTATGAAGATGGATAAACCCGTTATATCTTTCTGTAACTTAAAAacatatgaatttttaatttttttgtaaataacTTTACAAAAATTAGTTATTAACATTACTCGCTACTTATTCATATGACTAATGGTAGGAAAGATTCAGTTCAAAACAACGACGACGTTCACAAACCCGTCTTACATATtattacgccttaaacgcatacaaatctcgtgttatgagattaatatttttaatgcattaacaagtctaataatattatgttttgatgattacaaaactcggttaattgttactaaccatataaaatgagattttacagattagatttttattgatgattaaattcttggaagctattttgaagctatacatgtatttataaagtcttgtatttcTCATTGAAtagatggaacattgttaagagatatgaagaaaaagacaagaagaagccaaagtatggagcaacaACTTtcaaaaattactgggaattttctaggcattgaaatccaatcttcaccaaacataatatttatgaggaagttttacatgtactgtccaaatttgagagcaatccaacggctagatatggagttatgatttttccacaaaagttgtgcagtacctatttctacAGAACTTGAAgcgaaggatgaagaatcaatttatgaaaattactggacgtgcttgagatatccaaatcaaatcttcaccgatcaacatcaagatcaggatgtgtacaaacttatatcaaaatttcatatcaatccaacgtctagatatggagttatgatttttccacaaaagttgcacagtacctatttctgcagaacatgaagcaaaggatgaagaatcaaattcaaaaGGTAACTGGGAATGATTTAGACAtctaaatcaaatctccaccaatccaATTCagatttaggatgttttacaaccttTGTCCacatttcagatcaatccaacggatggattgggagatatgaatttttcaaatttgttccacagaacaagtttgaaaacatgatgaagcgacttccgaaAAATATTGGGCATGATTGATTCGTTCAAATaagatctccaccgttcagaataaagatccagatgttttatagcttcagtttaaatttcaaatcaatacaacggttagattgtgagatataatttttccacaaaatccgctcagtgctgggaaaaagtaggcagcggcgccaaacactttttgtcactccttgacttctcaacacatgcttcatgcactcaaatcagattcaaatcttttccaactataaatagaggtcatccaaggtcatttgaagatatcccaactcatttcttctctcatttgcaagctatcttctctatcaaagtgtgtgtgtgatatattcaaatatttgagagtgtttgtaaaaatattttgtgagttggttgtgctattgttgtaaacacttgagtgtgaagccaagtgtgttgtgctatctttgtaaacacttgagtgtgaagccaagtgtattgtgttgaggctatctttggagcccttaaggccaagtgttcgagttttatcggcgcggtgatcgtgttgagttgtacggctatccttggagccatcaaggccaagagttgaagtgctagtgaatccttggttaatcgatcttaaccaagaaggggagacgtagacgatttatcgtcgaacttccataaacatctcttatcccttttactgctttatttacattacgcatttatttactgcacttatatttgattgcttttaagtcttccgcttgcgtacttgcataattgctttaaattgctaaagttgctaatagaacctaaatccccccccccccaattaggttctaacaagtggtatcagagccacctttttacaaaatattttcaaaaagactctatggcaaatctagcgagcgactatgctcaagggcaatcaaaaAATCGTCatcctcttttcaacggcataaactacggatattgaaaaaatcgaatgtccctatatatccaatccgtagactatgacctttggaaagtaactgtgaaaggtccctacatacctacgaaagaggttgagggagtcaaaatttttaaaggaatggacgacttttcaaaggaggatatgaaattgatatctcaaaatgctaaagctatgaatattcttcattgttccttagatatgaactagtacaaccggatctcgatgtgctcatccTCTAAAAAGATATGagacaagttggagatatgccatgaagggactaatcaagtcaaaaagacgaagatcgatttactccaactcaaatacgaaacatttgagatggaaaccAATGAGGATGTTGAcacaatgttccgaaggcttactcaaatcatcaatgagctagctCAACTTGGAGAGCAATATCCATCgaagcaagtttggaggagagctttacgcgccctacccaaggagtgggatgccaagaggacggccatcattgagtccaacaaaggcgacaccgcatcgtatgatcttgatcaactccatgggaccctaaaaacccatgagttggaagtgTCTACAAGGAAAGAGTCAAAGAGGGAGGATGAAAAgaccaaggcaaaggggattgccttatctgcccaagtcgaagaagaagaagattatgatatggcactcttcgcaagaaaattcaaaagatttatgcgaggaaacaacttcaaaaagaagacggaaaaggaagttacttgctacaactatcaacaacaaggccactataCAAATGAGTGTTCTCTCAAGAAGAAggttgacaagggaaagaagaaagcacttatagccacttggagcgatagcgacgatgacgaggaggaagctaacatctgcctcatggctaaaagtgatgacatcgtctccgatgacgatgacgaggtaccttcctatgatgaatTACCACATGCatataaatatatgtttgatatggctaagtcacttagaaaggaaaatagaaacctcaaaaatgaattagaaagcAAGGGGCATGagaacctaagattaaaggatgacatagctcacttagaaaaatcatttgataaattcaatgttagtagtaataaattgaataaactacttagcatgcagaaatgtagttttgataagggtggaatagggtatggtaagaaatctataAACTTTACTAGCCTTATTgttaaagcaaaaatgagatcatccCCTACATGTtcttactgttgtaaaataggtcatgctagatataactgtagatctttaaaatatcaatatgttcaaaagagctatatgaaatggaggcctaagagtacttaacaactcatca comes from Henckelia pumila isolate YLH828 chromosome 4, ASM3356847v2, whole genome shotgun sequence and encodes:
- the LOC140863309 gene encoding N6-adenosine-methyltransferase non-catalytic subunit MTB-like isoform X1, producing MHSSDGVRDFMQRDIEEDVDVNIDEVSDDDYCNQDDKRANGSSKSKKTGSSEEAHEIQRGVSGSSRVGDGQDDYEDRNLLHSKQMKRKSEENTLDRLSTWYQDGETEKKVEREDKYVSSGYNQAEGDERKMSVAKYPENDFDGDNRQDMHSKFSGRRDSGRDKEYGYGARGRHTMRRWDEPDTVVEYDNYVENFDVGGGKSSDWKPESESASAIKRSDSLEIESKGIKSLGPDSVNDSIMSRGEERKVDLERSDGGKSETLEKDAKESLTHQNRSKKEIYEEHRQKRYHGGRDIVDDSERSEEDGNRMRYKNRRDMEISNASEIPEKIGRHQFGSDNFEIDYDGRSTVRRKEQVKDGSWDESLKGGEDYLAEQNRERVKFKDSGKREDKETRDGEKTYDKSRERDMPRRGLEWMGERRRKDGNRTEAVKTSSKYGISNENYDVIEIQTKPFDYGGEDSSSNFVRNREVIQPAPTNLAPDINELSYSRDEMLRNDQGSGQAGEEYKDRFMDSTSAIQDQNSWRDDDFQSEKSRGQKGVFCDNGTGGQSSGRVSLPPHGNYENNSFNRSNSQGLRGNRAWRVGRGRPTGRDSQQPDTSIPLVGSPFGPLGIPPLRPMQSLNPNMSPAPGPPISAGVFPFQPPVMWPGARGVEMNILGVQPVLPPVPLGTLTPRFSPNVGNAPNGPFVFNQLGPGRGLSPSISGQNLNASVPVVRGQLHDKTSGGWVPPRSNGPPGKAPSRGEQNDYSQNFVDTGLRPQNFIRELELTSVVEDYPKLRDLIQRKDEIVAKSASPPMYYKCDLRDHVLSHEFFGTKFDVVLIDPPWEEYVHRAPGVTEHMEYWTFEEIMNLKIEAITDTPSFIFLWVGDGVGLEQGRQCLKKWGFRRCEDICWVKTNKTNATPGLRHDSHTLFQRSKEHCLMGIKGTVRRSTDGHIIHANIDTDVIIAEDPPYGSTAKPEDMHRIIEHFALGRRRLELFGGDHNIRAGWLTVGKELSSSNFNSEAYVKNFADKDGKFWVGVGGRNPPQEAPHLVITTPEIESLRPKSPMKNQQQQSSASITLTNTNSGNRWPTGMSPNTNPESYSLNVQSAAPWSSPTEMFKGREPGHLPSEDKSFDIYGYDQPFCPRNGNFLANT
- the LOC140863309 gene encoding N6-adenosine-methyltransferase non-catalytic subunit MTB-like isoform X2, whose amino-acid sequence is MHSSDGVRDFMQRDIEEDVDVNIDEVSDDDYCNQDDKRANGSSKSKKTGSSEEAHEIQRGVSGSSRVGDGQDDYEDRNLLHSKQMKRKSEENTLDRLSTWYQDGETEKKVEREDKYVSSGYNQAEGDERKMSVAKYPENDFDGDNRQDMHSKFSGRRDSGRDKEYGYGARGRHTMRRWDEPDTVVEYDNYVENFDVGGGKSSDWKPESESASAIKRSDSLEIESKGIKSLGPDSVNDSIMSRGEERKVDLERSDGGKSETLEKDAKESLTHQNRSKKEIYEEHRQKRYHGGRDIVDDSERSEEDGNRMRYKNRRDMEISNASEIPEKIGRHQFGSDNFEIDYDGRSTVRRKEQVKDGSWDESLKGGEDYLAEQNRERVKFKDSGKREDKETRDGEKTYDKSRERDMPRRGLEWMGERRRKDGNRTEAVKTSSKYGISNENYDVIEIQTKPFDYGGEDSSSNFVRNREVIQPAPTNLAPDINELSYSRDEMLRNDQGSGQAGEEYKDRFMDSTSAIQDQNSWRDDDFQSEKSRGQKGVFCDNGTGGQSSGRVSLPPHGNYENNSFNRSNSQGLRGNRAWRVGRGRPTGRDSQQPDTSIPLVGSPFGPLGIPPLRPMQSLNPNMSPAPGPPISAGVFPFQPPVMWPGARGVEMNILGVQPVLPPVPLGTLTPRFSPNVGNAPNGPFVFNQLGPGRGLSPSISGQNLNASVPVVRGQLHDKTSGGWVPPRSNGPPGKAPSRGEQNDYSQNFVDTGLRPQNFIRELELTSVVEDYPKLRDLIQRKDEIVAKSASPPMYYKCDLRDHVLSHEFFGTKFDVVLIDPPWEEYVHRAPGVTEHMEYWTFEEIMNLKIEAITDTPSFIFLWVGDGVGLEQGRQCLKKWGFRRCEDICWVKTNKTNATPGLRHDSHTLFQRSKEHCLMGIKGTVRRSTDGHIIHANIDTDVIIAEDPPYVLLVALLILKVP